A region of Lichenibacterium dinghuense DNA encodes the following proteins:
- a CDS encoding type II secretion system F family protein has protein sequence MIDIIYARLSDQHFMTALLAAVAAAATILTLVMPLLETDTLGKRMKQVSSERERIRAREREKLAKGSSKPNLRPEAKPFMSRVVEGFNASKWLGTEGAKLKLAMAGYRGQGAEVTFLFFRLVAPVGFFVFALFYVFVVWDPDIAFAFKGGICLAAAYAGIKAPEIFLSNATGKRQKSIRSAFPDTLDLLLICVESGMSLEHAGRKVASEIGVQSVPMAEEMTLTMAEMSYLPDRRVAFENFAKRTGLELVRSLSTVLIQSEKYGTPLGAALRVLSQEGRDSRMMEAEKKAASLPPKLTVPMILFFLPVLFVIIGTPAAIQIMNATK, from the coding sequence ATGATCGACATCATCTACGCCCGGCTGTCCGACCAGCATTTCATGACGGCGCTGCTCGCCGCGGTCGCGGCCGCGGCCACGATCCTGACGCTGGTCATGCCGCTGCTCGAGACCGACACGCTGGGCAAGCGCATGAAGCAGGTCTCGTCCGAGCGGGAGCGCATCCGGGCGCGCGAGCGCGAGAAGCTCGCCAAGGGCAGCAGCAAGCCGAACCTGCGCCCCGAGGCCAAGCCGTTCATGTCGCGCGTGGTCGAGGGCTTCAACGCGTCGAAGTGGCTCGGCACCGAGGGCGCCAAGCTGAAGCTCGCCATGGCGGGCTATCGCGGCCAGGGCGCCGAGGTCACGTTCCTGTTCTTCCGCCTGGTCGCGCCGGTCGGATTCTTCGTCTTCGCCCTGTTCTACGTGTTCGTCGTGTGGGACCCCGACATCGCCTTCGCGTTCAAGGGCGGCATCTGCCTCGCCGCCGCCTATGCCGGCATCAAGGCGCCCGAGATCTTCCTGTCCAACGCGACCGGCAAGCGGCAGAAGTCGATCCGCTCGGCCTTCCCGGACACGCTCGACCTGCTGCTGATCTGCGTCGAATCCGGCATGTCGCTGGAACACGCGGGCCGCAAGGTCGCCTCCGAGATCGGCGTGCAGTCGGTCCCCATGGCCGAGGAGATGACGCTCACCATGGCGGAGATGTCCTACCTGCCGGACCGCCGCGTCGCCTTCGAGAACTTCGCGAAGCGGACCGGGCTGGAGCTCGTCCGCTCGCTGTCGACCGTGCTGATCCAGTCCGAGAAATACGGCACCCCGCTCGGCGCGGCGCTCCGCGTGCTGTCGCAGGAGGGCCGCGACAGCCGCATGATGGAGGCGGAGAAGAAGGCGGCCTCGCTGCCGCCCAAGCTCACCGTGCCGATGATCCTGTTCTTTCTGCCGGTGCTGTTCGTGATCATCGGCACGCCGGCCGCGATCCAGATCATGAACGCCACGAAGTGA
- the fumC gene encoding class II fumarate hydratase encodes MTATDTTHRIERDSLGEVPVPADHLWGAQTQRSATFFPIGVDRFAWGRPVIRALGVLKKCAALANGELGQLPQDKVDMIAAAAQEVIEGRHDGEFPLVVFQTGSGTQTNMNANEVIANLAIRAAGGTLGSKKPINPNDDVNRGQSSNDAFPTAMHIAIVEEIASRLVPAVTALRDTFAAKAAEGAEVILVGRTHLQDATPITLEQVYSGWIAQLEEALGGVERSLLGLHALALGGTAVGTGINTHPRFGEVAAAKIAAETGHPFVTAPNKFAALSAHDAVVATSGALRVLAGASMKIANDVRWYASGPRAGLAELTIPENEPGSSIMPGKINPTQCEALTMVAVQVFGNDHAVAFAGSQGNFQLNVFKPVMLHNVLESVALLSDALHAFNSFCAVGIEPNTKKIRQNLDGSLMLVTALNPHIGYEKSAKIALLAHREDKTLRDAAVELGIKGEDFDAWVRPEDMTKPLAE; translated from the coding sequence ATGACCGCCACCGACACCACCCACCGCATCGAGCGCGACTCCCTCGGCGAGGTGCCGGTCCCCGCCGACCACCTGTGGGGCGCGCAGACGCAGCGCTCGGCGACCTTCTTCCCCATCGGCGTCGACCGCTTCGCCTGGGGCCGCCCGGTGATCCGCGCGCTCGGCGTGCTCAAGAAATGCGCCGCCCTCGCCAACGGCGAGCTCGGCCAGCTCCCGCAGGACAAGGTCGACATGATCGCCGCCGCCGCCCAGGAGGTGATCGAGGGGCGGCACGACGGCGAGTTCCCGCTCGTGGTGTTCCAGACCGGCTCGGGCACGCAGACCAACATGAACGCCAACGAGGTGATCGCCAACCTCGCCATCCGGGCGGCGGGCGGCACGCTCGGCTCGAAGAAGCCGATCAACCCCAACGACGACGTCAACCGCGGCCAGTCCTCCAACGACGCCTTCCCGACCGCGATGCACATCGCCATCGTGGAGGAGATCGCGTCCCGCCTCGTGCCCGCCGTGACGGCGCTGCGCGACACCTTCGCGGCCAAGGCCGCGGAAGGCGCCGAGGTGATCCTGGTCGGCCGCACCCACCTCCAGGACGCGACGCCGATCACGCTGGAGCAGGTGTATTCCGGCTGGATCGCCCAGCTCGAGGAGGCGCTCGGCGGCGTCGAGCGCTCGCTGCTCGGCCTCCACGCCCTCGCGCTCGGCGGCACGGCGGTCGGCACCGGCATCAACACGCACCCGCGCTTCGGCGAGGTCGCGGCGGCCAAGATCGCGGCCGAGACCGGCCACCCCTTCGTGACGGCGCCGAACAAGTTCGCGGCCCTGTCGGCCCACGACGCCGTGGTGGCGACCTCCGGCGCGCTGCGGGTGCTCGCCGGCGCCTCGATGAAGATCGCCAACGACGTCCGCTGGTACGCCTCGGGCCCGCGCGCCGGCCTCGCCGAGCTGACGATCCCGGAGAACGAGCCCGGCTCCTCCATCATGCCGGGCAAGATCAACCCGACGCAGTGCGAGGCGCTGACCATGGTGGCCGTGCAGGTGTTCGGCAACGACCACGCCGTGGCCTTCGCGGGCTCCCAGGGCAACTTCCAGCTCAACGTGTTCAAGCCGGTGATGCTGCACAACGTGCTGGAATCGGTGGCGCTGCTGTCGGACGCGCTCCACGCCTTCAACAGCTTCTGCGCGGTCGGCATCGAGCCCAACACGAAGAAGATCCGGCAGAACCTCGACGGCTCGCTGATGCTGGTGACGGCGCTGAACCCGCACATCGGCTACGAGAAGTCCGCCAAGATCGCCCTGCTCGCCCATCGCGAGGACAAGACGCTGCGCGACGCGGCGGTCGAGCTCGGGATCAAGGGCGAGGACTTCGACGCCTGGGTGCGCCCGGAGGACATGACGAAGCCGCTGGCGGAGTGA
- a CDS encoding cupin domain-containing protein yields the protein MPATAIVHGHTAVELKPAPIRPEWIEAGDPVARNAVLSRSADGMATTMVWACTPGVFTWRYHIDETIHLLEGSVVMEDGAAPPRRLGPGDVVFFPAGAAVRWTVETPVRKLAFFRRQIPMPLGLVTRAGRDAKDRLKARRAGRPPAEPALHRAGA from the coding sequence TTGCCAGCCACCGCCATCGTCCACGGGCACACGGCCGTCGAGCTGAAGCCGGCGCCGATCCGGCCGGAATGGATCGAGGCGGGCGACCCGGTGGCGCGCAACGCCGTGCTGTCGCGCAGCGCCGACGGCATGGCCACCACCATGGTCTGGGCCTGCACGCCGGGCGTCTTCACCTGGCGCTACCACATCGACGAGACGATCCACCTGCTCGAAGGCTCGGTGGTGATGGAGGACGGCGCCGCCCCGCCGCGCCGCCTCGGCCCCGGCGATGTGGTGTTCTTCCCCGCCGGCGCCGCCGTGCGCTGGACGGTGGAGACGCCCGTGCGCAAGCTCGCCTTCTTTCGCCGCCAGATCCCGATGCCGCTCGGCCTCGTCACCCGCGCGGGGCGCGACGCCAAGGATCGCCTGAAGGCGCGCCGGGCGGGGCGCCCCCCGGCCGAGCCGGCCCTTCACCGCGCCGGAGCGTGA
- a CDS encoding aspartate/glutamate racemase family protein → MKTIGLIGGMSWESTLVYYRLLNEGVRARRGALHSADVLLHSLDFEAVVRLQKAGRWDEAGAMLASAGAGLARAGADCLLICTNTMHLVSAAVERAAPVPLIDIVAETGRAVAGAGCRRPLLLATRYTMEHGFYAARLAGAAGVDPVIPEAEDRALVHGIIFDELCQGIVRDASRARLIEAIRRGAARGADSVILGCTEICLLLDPAGLPLPGFDSTAIHAAAALDFALGREAPALREAA, encoded by the coding sequence GTGAAGACGATCGGCCTCATCGGCGGCATGTCCTGGGAAAGCACCCTGGTCTACTACCGCCTGCTCAACGAGGGCGTCCGGGCCCGCCGCGGCGCCCTGCATTCGGCCGACGTGCTGCTCCACTCGCTCGACTTCGAGGCCGTCGTGCGGCTGCAGAAGGCGGGCCGCTGGGACGAGGCCGGGGCGATGCTCGCCTCCGCCGGCGCCGGCCTCGCCCGCGCGGGCGCCGACTGCCTGCTCATCTGCACCAACACGATGCACCTCGTGTCGGCGGCGGTGGAGCGCGCCGCCCCCGTGCCGCTGATCGACATCGTGGCCGAGACCGGCCGCGCCGTGGCCGGGGCCGGTTGCCGCCGCCCGCTGCTGCTCGCCACCCGCTACACGATGGAGCACGGCTTCTACGCGGCGCGCCTCGCCGGCGCGGCCGGCGTCGACCCCGTGATCCCGGAGGCCGAGGACCGCGCGCTGGTGCACGGGATCATCTTCGACGAACTGTGCCAGGGCATCGTGCGCGACGCGTCCCGCGCCCGGCTGATCGAGGCGATCCGCCGCGGCGCGGCGCGGGGCGCCGACAGCGTGATCCTGGGCTGCACGGAGATCTGCCTGCTGCTCGACCCCGCGGGCCTGCCGCTGCCCGGCTTCGACTCGACCGCCATCCACGCCGCCGCGGCGCTCGACTTCGCGCTGGGCCGCGAGGCGCCGGCGCTGCGCGAGGCCGCCTGA